One Streptosporangium sp. NBC_01495 DNA window includes the following coding sequences:
- a CDS encoding lysophospholipid acyltransferase family protein: protein MRRPGWPSRFWVAFAVVIVKPISWLLVKKDWRRSDRLPRTGGIIMVTNHLSWLDPILVAHFLYNHGRWPVILAKSGLFSVPLVGPLVRALQAIPVYRGSTDAARSLEESRRRLAAGACVMFYPEGTCTRDPDFWPMEGKTGAARLALATGATVIPVAHWGAQEILPYGAKRPRLLPRKTFHVQTGPPVDLSKYAVREGEPLSADVLREATADIMAAITAQLAEIRGEKAPETPFKRPSDN, encoded by the coding sequence ATGAGACGCCCCGGATGGCCTTCGCGATTCTGGGTCGCCTTCGCCGTCGTGATCGTCAAGCCGATCTCGTGGCTCCTGGTCAAGAAGGACTGGCGTCGCAGCGACCGCCTTCCCAGGACGGGCGGGATCATCATGGTGACCAACCACCTGTCGTGGCTGGACCCCATCCTCGTCGCGCACTTTCTCTACAACCACGGCCGCTGGCCGGTGATCCTCGCCAAGTCGGGTCTGTTCTCGGTGCCGCTGGTCGGTCCTCTGGTGAGGGCGCTGCAGGCCATCCCGGTCTACCGGGGGAGCACCGACGCGGCGCGCTCGCTGGAGGAGTCGCGGCGGCGGCTCGCCGCCGGGGCGTGCGTGATGTTCTACCCGGAGGGCACCTGCACCCGCGACCCGGACTTCTGGCCGATGGAGGGCAAGACCGGCGCGGCCAGGCTCGCGCTGGCCACCGGCGCGACGGTGATCCCCGTCGCCCACTGGGGAGCCCAGGAGATCCTGCCGTACGGTGCCAAGAGGCCCCGCCTGCTGCCGCGCAAGACCTTCCACGTGCAGACGGGACCGCCGGTCGACCTGTCGAAGTACGCGGTGCGCGAGGGGGAGCCGCTCTCCGCCGACGTCCTGCGCGAGGCGACCGCCGACATCATGGCGGCGATCACGGCCCAGCTGGCCGAGATCCGCGGGGAGAAGGCACCCGAGACGCCGTTCAAGCGACCGTCCGACAACTGA